From the Apus apus isolate bApuApu2 chromosome 4, bApuApu2.pri.cur, whole genome shotgun sequence genome, one window contains:
- the CNNM1 gene encoding metal transporter CNNM1 isoform X4, producing MAAGPGRGGSGGGWGRSRGAVLLLFFSLSPRPPAGAAWLLGLRPEDTAPGRVSLEGGAVQAAEGSRFLLRLYFQPPPEGNDSRGPAGEREPRLVFIEEAAPAAGGGKAARGPAERCRERSAWASDVEVVGPLRSGGAAGSALAEVRVREPRKGEAAAAPGGRLFSLCAWDGRAWAHHGAAGGFLLRVRPAAPGLGAWLLPLPEAGWLRALGALLLLGLSALFSGLRLSLLSLDPLELRVLRNSGSAAEREQARRVQAVRGGGGTYLLCTLLLGQAGANAALAGWLCASLPGGGPAVAAGGPRGAPWLPVLLCAAAVFLGGEVLPYSVCSRHGLAIASRTLCLTRLLMLAAFPLCYPLSRLLDWALRQELSVFSTRERLLETLRAAGPHGDLVREELAMVQGALELRTKVVEDVLTPLADCFMLRADAVLDFATVSEILRSGYTRIPVYEGDRRDNIVDLLFVKDLAFVDPDDCTPLQTVTRFYRRPLHCVFNDTRLDTLLEEFKKGKSHLAIVQRVNNEGEGDPFYEVMGIVTLEDVIEEIIKSEILDETDLYTDNRKKERVPHRGRKPQDFSIFRLSDSEMKVKISPQLLLATHRFMATEVEPFKSPYLSEKILLRLLKHPSVIQELKYDRKNKKAAEHYLYQRNRPVDYFVLILQGKVEVEVGKEGLRFENGAFTYYGVPAIMAVVSSDNDMRKVGSLAGSSFLLPVSVSRTFAFSRGESLAGSPVNRSPSRCSGLNRSESPSREHNDYGGSTTQLHSSSNNIYTPDYSVHILCDVQFVKVTRQQYHNALVASRMDSSPQSPDMEAFDRDSTKALTTRGTPQTPKEDATTLLNERNSVMCGRKQQPSPESEKMPEDSSNLAPLIT from the exons ATggcggcgggcccggggcgcggcggcagcggcggcggctgGGGCCGGAGCCGGGGCGCcgtgctgctgctcttcttctCGCTGTCGCCGCGGCCACCGGCCGGGGCCGCCTGGCTTCTGGGGCTGAGGCCCGAGGACACGGCGCCGGGCCGGGTGTCCCTGGAGGGCGGTGCGGTGCAGGCGGCGGAGGGAAGCCGCTTCCTCCTGCGCCTCTACTTCCAGCCACCGCCCGAAGGCAACGACAGCCGCGGGCCGGCGGGGGAGCGGGAGCCGCGACTAGTCTTCATCGAGGAGGCGGCtccggcggcgggagggggcaAGGCGGCGCGGGGCCCCGCGGAGCGGTGCCGGGAGCGCAGTGCCTGGGCCTCGGACGTGGAGGTGGTGGGGCCGCTGCGCtcgggcggggcggcgggctCGGCGCTGGCCGAGGTGCGGGTGCGGGAGCCGCGGAAGggcgaggcggcggcggcgccgggcgggcggctCTTCTCGCTCTGCGCCTGGGACGGGCGGGCCTGGGCGCACCacggggcggcgggcggcttCCTGCTGCGGGTCCGGCCGGCCGCCCCGGGGCTGGGCGCCTGGCTGCTGCCGCTGCCCGAGGCGGGCTGGCTGCGGGCGCTGggtgccctgctgctgctggggctgtcgGCGCTGTTCAGCGGCCTGCGCCTCTCCCTCCTCTCGCTGGACCCGCTGGAGCTCCGCGTCCTGCGCAATAGCGGCTCGGCCGCCGAGCGGGAGCAGGCGCGGCGGGTGCAGGCGGTGCGCGGCGGCGGGGGCACCTACCTGCTGTGCacgctgctgctggggcaggcgGGGGCCAACGCGGCGCTGGCCGGCTGGCTCTGCGCCTCGCTGCCCGGCGGCGGGCCGGCGGTGGCGGCCGGCGGGCCGCGGGGAGCGCCCTGGCTGCCGGTGCTGCTCTGCGCCGCCGCCGTATTCCTGGGTGGCGAGGTGCTGCCCTACTCCGTCTGCTCGCGGCACGGGCTGGCCATCGCCTCCCGCACCTTGTGCCTCACCCGGCTGCTGATGCTGGCCGCCTTCCCCCTCTGCTACCCGCTCAGCCGGCTGCTGGACTGGGCGCTGAGGCAGGAGCTCAGTGTCTTCTCCACGCGGGAGCGGCTGCTGGAGACGCTGCGCGCTGCTGGACCCCACGGCGACCTGGTGCGAGAGGAGCTGGCCATGGTGCAGGGCGCGCTGGAGCTGCGCACCAAGGTGGTGGAAGACGTGCTGACGCCGCTGGCCGACTGCTTCATGCTCCGTGCTGATGCTGTGCTGGACTTCGCTACTGTCTCCGAGATCCTCCGCTCCGGCTACACTCGCATCCCTGTCTACGAGGGTGACCGGCGGGACAACATTGTTGACCTGCTCTTCGTCAAGGACCTGGCCTTCGTTGATCCTGATGACTGCACCCCCTTGCAGACTGTCACCCGCTTCTACCGCCGCCCGCTCCACTGCGTCTTCAATGACACGCGCCTCGACACGCTGCTTGAGGAATTCAAGAAGG GAAAGTCCCACCTGGCCATTGTGCAGCGGGTGAACAACGAAGGGGAAGGAGACCCGTTCTACGAGGTGATGGGCATTGTCACCCTGGAGGATGTCATTGaggagatcatcaagtccgaGATCCTGGATGAGACGGACCTGTACA CGGACAATCGGAAGAAGGAGCGGGTGCCCCACCGGGGACGCAAGCCCCAGGACTTCTCCATCTTCAGGCTCTCAGACAGTGAGATGAAGGTGAAGATCTCCCCGCAGCTCCTTCTAGCTACCCACCGGTTCATGGCAACAG AAGTAGAGCCTTTCAAGTCCCCCTACCTCTCTGAGAAGATCCTGCTGCGGCTCCTGAAACACCCCAGTGTCATCCAGGAGCTCAAGTATGACCGCAAGAACAAGAAGGCAGCGGAGCATTACCTCTACCAGCGCAACCGCCCTGTCGACTACTTTGTCCTCATCCTGCAG GGGAAAGTGGAGGTGGAGGTTGGCAAGGAAGGGCTGCGGTTTGAAAATGGGGCATTCACCTACTATGGTGTCCCTGCCATCATGGCTGTTGTCTCCTCAG ATAATGACATGCGAAAAGTGGGCAGCCTGGCTGGATCCTCCTTCCTGT tgccCGTCTCAGTGTCCCGTACCTTTGCCTTCAGCAGAGGAGAGTCCCTGGCTGGCTCTCCAG TGAACAGGTCACCATCACGGTGCAGCGGGCTCAACCGCTCCGAGTCCCCCAGCCGGGAGCACAACGACTACGGGGGCAGCACCACgcagctccacagcagcagcaacaacatCTACACACCTGACTACTCTGTGCACATCCTCTGCGACGTGCAGTTTGTCAAG GTCACCAGGCAGCAGTACCACAACGCACTGGTAGCCAGCCGCATGGACAGCTCACCCCAGTCCCCTGACATGGAGGCCTTCGACAGGGATTCAACCAAGGCCTTGACTACACGAGGAACCCCACAGACACCCAAGGAAGATGCCACCACCCTCCTGAATGAGAGGAACAGTGTAATGT GTGGACGCAAGCAGCAGCCATCACCAGAGAGCGAGAAGATGCCAGAGGACAGCTCCAATCTTGCCCCATTAATCACCTGA
- the CNNM1 gene encoding metal transporter CNNM1 isoform X1 — MAAGPGRGGSGGGWGRSRGAVLLLFFSLSPRPPAGAAWLLGLRPEDTAPGRVSLEGGAVQAAEGSRFLLRLYFQPPPEGNDSRGPAGEREPRLVFIEEAAPAAGGGKAARGPAERCRERSAWASDVEVVGPLRSGGAAGSALAEVRVREPRKGEAAAAPGGRLFSLCAWDGRAWAHHGAAGGFLLRVRPAAPGLGAWLLPLPEAGWLRALGALLLLGLSALFSGLRLSLLSLDPLELRVLRNSGSAAEREQARRVQAVRGGGGTYLLCTLLLGQAGANAALAGWLCASLPGGGPAVAAGGPRGAPWLPVLLCAAAVFLGGEVLPYSVCSRHGLAIASRTLCLTRLLMLAAFPLCYPLSRLLDWALRQELSVFSTRERLLETLRAAGPHGDLVREELAMVQGALELRTKVVEDVLTPLADCFMLRADAVLDFATVSEILRSGYTRIPVYEGDRRDNIVDLLFVKDLAFVDPDDCTPLQTVTRFYRRPLHCVFNDTRLDTLLEEFKKGKSHLAIVQRVNNEGEGDPFYEVMGIVTLEDVIEEIIKSEILDETDLYTDNRKKERVPHRGRKPQDFSIFRLSDSEMKVKISPQLLLATHRFMATEVEPFKSPYLSEKILLRLLKHPSVIQELKYDRKNKKAAEHYLYQRNRPVDYFVLILQGKVEVEVGKEGLRFENGAFTYYGVPAIMAVVSSDNDMRKVGSLAGSSFLLPVSVSRTFAFSRGESLAGSPVNRSPSRCSGLNRSESPSREHNDYGGSTTQLHSSSNNIYTPDYSVHILCDVQFVKVTRQQYHNALVASRMDSSPQSPDMEAFDRDSTKALTTRGTPQTPKEDATTLLNERNSVMCSRSEGPRSPSESVFLRMEGIPFIQEELADNEENSKRQNSECCGTVLEAESPSREAGTSSSPSSSEETLGKRLLRSLSGRKQQPSPESEKMPEDSSNLAPLIT; from the exons ATggcggcgggcccggggcgcggcggcagcggcggcggctgGGGCCGGAGCCGGGGCGCcgtgctgctgctcttcttctCGCTGTCGCCGCGGCCACCGGCCGGGGCCGCCTGGCTTCTGGGGCTGAGGCCCGAGGACACGGCGCCGGGCCGGGTGTCCCTGGAGGGCGGTGCGGTGCAGGCGGCGGAGGGAAGCCGCTTCCTCCTGCGCCTCTACTTCCAGCCACCGCCCGAAGGCAACGACAGCCGCGGGCCGGCGGGGGAGCGGGAGCCGCGACTAGTCTTCATCGAGGAGGCGGCtccggcggcgggagggggcaAGGCGGCGCGGGGCCCCGCGGAGCGGTGCCGGGAGCGCAGTGCCTGGGCCTCGGACGTGGAGGTGGTGGGGCCGCTGCGCtcgggcggggcggcgggctCGGCGCTGGCCGAGGTGCGGGTGCGGGAGCCGCGGAAGggcgaggcggcggcggcgccgggcgggcggctCTTCTCGCTCTGCGCCTGGGACGGGCGGGCCTGGGCGCACCacggggcggcgggcggcttCCTGCTGCGGGTCCGGCCGGCCGCCCCGGGGCTGGGCGCCTGGCTGCTGCCGCTGCCCGAGGCGGGCTGGCTGCGGGCGCTGggtgccctgctgctgctggggctgtcgGCGCTGTTCAGCGGCCTGCGCCTCTCCCTCCTCTCGCTGGACCCGCTGGAGCTCCGCGTCCTGCGCAATAGCGGCTCGGCCGCCGAGCGGGAGCAGGCGCGGCGGGTGCAGGCGGTGCGCGGCGGCGGGGGCACCTACCTGCTGTGCacgctgctgctggggcaggcgGGGGCCAACGCGGCGCTGGCCGGCTGGCTCTGCGCCTCGCTGCCCGGCGGCGGGCCGGCGGTGGCGGCCGGCGGGCCGCGGGGAGCGCCCTGGCTGCCGGTGCTGCTCTGCGCCGCCGCCGTATTCCTGGGTGGCGAGGTGCTGCCCTACTCCGTCTGCTCGCGGCACGGGCTGGCCATCGCCTCCCGCACCTTGTGCCTCACCCGGCTGCTGATGCTGGCCGCCTTCCCCCTCTGCTACCCGCTCAGCCGGCTGCTGGACTGGGCGCTGAGGCAGGAGCTCAGTGTCTTCTCCACGCGGGAGCGGCTGCTGGAGACGCTGCGCGCTGCTGGACCCCACGGCGACCTGGTGCGAGAGGAGCTGGCCATGGTGCAGGGCGCGCTGGAGCTGCGCACCAAGGTGGTGGAAGACGTGCTGACGCCGCTGGCCGACTGCTTCATGCTCCGTGCTGATGCTGTGCTGGACTTCGCTACTGTCTCCGAGATCCTCCGCTCCGGCTACACTCGCATCCCTGTCTACGAGGGTGACCGGCGGGACAACATTGTTGACCTGCTCTTCGTCAAGGACCTGGCCTTCGTTGATCCTGATGACTGCACCCCCTTGCAGACTGTCACCCGCTTCTACCGCCGCCCGCTCCACTGCGTCTTCAATGACACGCGCCTCGACACGCTGCTTGAGGAATTCAAGAAGG GAAAGTCCCACCTGGCCATTGTGCAGCGGGTGAACAACGAAGGGGAAGGAGACCCGTTCTACGAGGTGATGGGCATTGTCACCCTGGAGGATGTCATTGaggagatcatcaagtccgaGATCCTGGATGAGACGGACCTGTACA CGGACAATCGGAAGAAGGAGCGGGTGCCCCACCGGGGACGCAAGCCCCAGGACTTCTCCATCTTCAGGCTCTCAGACAGTGAGATGAAGGTGAAGATCTCCCCGCAGCTCCTTCTAGCTACCCACCGGTTCATGGCAACAG AAGTAGAGCCTTTCAAGTCCCCCTACCTCTCTGAGAAGATCCTGCTGCGGCTCCTGAAACACCCCAGTGTCATCCAGGAGCTCAAGTATGACCGCAAGAACAAGAAGGCAGCGGAGCATTACCTCTACCAGCGCAACCGCCCTGTCGACTACTTTGTCCTCATCCTGCAG GGGAAAGTGGAGGTGGAGGTTGGCAAGGAAGGGCTGCGGTTTGAAAATGGGGCATTCACCTACTATGGTGTCCCTGCCATCATGGCTGTTGTCTCCTCAG ATAATGACATGCGAAAAGTGGGCAGCCTGGCTGGATCCTCCTTCCTGT tgccCGTCTCAGTGTCCCGTACCTTTGCCTTCAGCAGAGGAGAGTCCCTGGCTGGCTCTCCAG TGAACAGGTCACCATCACGGTGCAGCGGGCTCAACCGCTCCGAGTCCCCCAGCCGGGAGCACAACGACTACGGGGGCAGCACCACgcagctccacagcagcagcaacaacatCTACACACCTGACTACTCTGTGCACATCCTCTGCGACGTGCAGTTTGTCAAG GTCACCAGGCAGCAGTACCACAACGCACTGGTAGCCAGCCGCATGGACAGCTCACCCCAGTCCCCTGACATGGAGGCCTTCGACAGGGATTCAACCAAGGCCTTGACTACACGAGGAACCCCACAGACACCCAAGGAAGATGCCACCACCCTCCTGAATGAGAGGAACAGTGTAATGT GCAGCCGCTCCGAGGGGCCGCGTAGTCCCAGCGAGTCAGTGTTCCTGCGCATGGAGGGTATCCCCTTCATCCAGGAAGAGCTGGCTGATAACGAGGAGAACAGCAAGCGGCAGA ACAGTGAGTGCTGCGGCACCGTCCTGGAGGCAGAGTCCCCgagcagagaggctgggacCAGCTCATCACCAAGCAGCTCCGAGGAGACACTGGGCAAGAGGCTGCTGAGATCCCTCA GTGGACGCAAGCAGCAGCCATCACCAGAGAGCGAGAAGATGCCAGAGGACAGCTCCAATCTTGCCCCATTAATCACCTGA
- the CNNM1 gene encoding metal transporter CNNM1 isoform X2, whose protein sequence is MAAGPGRGGSGGGWGRSRGAVLLLFFSLSPRPPAGAAWLLGLRPEDTAPGRVSLEGGAVQAAEGSRFLLRLYFQPPPEGNDSRGPAGEREPRLVFIEEAAPAAGGGKAARGPAERCRERSAWASDVEVVGPLRSGGAAGSALAEVRVREPRKGEAAAAPGGRLFSLCAWDGRAWAHHGAAGGFLLRVRPAAPGLGAWLLPLPEAGWLRALGALLLLGLSALFSGLRLSLLSLDPLELRVLRNSGSAAEREQARRVQAVRGGGGTYLLCTLLLGQAGANAALAGWLCASLPGGGPAVAAGGPRGAPWLPVLLCAAAVFLGGEVLPYSVCSRHGLAIASRTLCLTRLLMLAAFPLCYPLSRLLDWALRQELSVFSTRERLLETLRAAGPHGDLVREELAMVQGALELRTKVVEDVLTPLADCFMLRADAVLDFATVSEILRSGYTRIPVYEGDRRDNIVDLLFVKDLAFVDPDDCTPLQTVTRFYRRPLHCVFNDTRLDTLLEEFKKGKSHLAIVQRVNNEGEGDPFYEVMGIVTLEDVIEEIIKSEILDETDLYTDNRKKERVPHRGRKPQDFSIFRLSDSEMKVKISPQLLLATHRFMATEVEPFKSPYLSEKILLRLLKHPSVIQELKYDRKNKKAAEHYLYQRNRPVDYFVLILQGKVEVEVGKEGLRFENGAFTYYGVPAIMAVVSSDNDMRKVGSLAGSSFLLNRSPSRCSGLNRSESPSREHNDYGGSTTQLHSSSNNIYTPDYSVHILCDVQFVKVTRQQYHNALVASRMDSSPQSPDMEAFDRDSTKALTTRGTPQTPKEDATTLLNERNSVMCSRSEGPRSPSESVFLRMEGIPFIQEELADNEENSKRQNSECCGTVLEAESPSREAGTSSSPSSSEETLGKRLLRSLSGRKQQPSPESEKMPEDSSNLAPLIT, encoded by the exons ATggcggcgggcccggggcgcggcggcagcggcggcggctgGGGCCGGAGCCGGGGCGCcgtgctgctgctcttcttctCGCTGTCGCCGCGGCCACCGGCCGGGGCCGCCTGGCTTCTGGGGCTGAGGCCCGAGGACACGGCGCCGGGCCGGGTGTCCCTGGAGGGCGGTGCGGTGCAGGCGGCGGAGGGAAGCCGCTTCCTCCTGCGCCTCTACTTCCAGCCACCGCCCGAAGGCAACGACAGCCGCGGGCCGGCGGGGGAGCGGGAGCCGCGACTAGTCTTCATCGAGGAGGCGGCtccggcggcgggagggggcaAGGCGGCGCGGGGCCCCGCGGAGCGGTGCCGGGAGCGCAGTGCCTGGGCCTCGGACGTGGAGGTGGTGGGGCCGCTGCGCtcgggcggggcggcgggctCGGCGCTGGCCGAGGTGCGGGTGCGGGAGCCGCGGAAGggcgaggcggcggcggcgccgggcgggcggctCTTCTCGCTCTGCGCCTGGGACGGGCGGGCCTGGGCGCACCacggggcggcgggcggcttCCTGCTGCGGGTCCGGCCGGCCGCCCCGGGGCTGGGCGCCTGGCTGCTGCCGCTGCCCGAGGCGGGCTGGCTGCGGGCGCTGggtgccctgctgctgctggggctgtcgGCGCTGTTCAGCGGCCTGCGCCTCTCCCTCCTCTCGCTGGACCCGCTGGAGCTCCGCGTCCTGCGCAATAGCGGCTCGGCCGCCGAGCGGGAGCAGGCGCGGCGGGTGCAGGCGGTGCGCGGCGGCGGGGGCACCTACCTGCTGTGCacgctgctgctggggcaggcgGGGGCCAACGCGGCGCTGGCCGGCTGGCTCTGCGCCTCGCTGCCCGGCGGCGGGCCGGCGGTGGCGGCCGGCGGGCCGCGGGGAGCGCCCTGGCTGCCGGTGCTGCTCTGCGCCGCCGCCGTATTCCTGGGTGGCGAGGTGCTGCCCTACTCCGTCTGCTCGCGGCACGGGCTGGCCATCGCCTCCCGCACCTTGTGCCTCACCCGGCTGCTGATGCTGGCCGCCTTCCCCCTCTGCTACCCGCTCAGCCGGCTGCTGGACTGGGCGCTGAGGCAGGAGCTCAGTGTCTTCTCCACGCGGGAGCGGCTGCTGGAGACGCTGCGCGCTGCTGGACCCCACGGCGACCTGGTGCGAGAGGAGCTGGCCATGGTGCAGGGCGCGCTGGAGCTGCGCACCAAGGTGGTGGAAGACGTGCTGACGCCGCTGGCCGACTGCTTCATGCTCCGTGCTGATGCTGTGCTGGACTTCGCTACTGTCTCCGAGATCCTCCGCTCCGGCTACACTCGCATCCCTGTCTACGAGGGTGACCGGCGGGACAACATTGTTGACCTGCTCTTCGTCAAGGACCTGGCCTTCGTTGATCCTGATGACTGCACCCCCTTGCAGACTGTCACCCGCTTCTACCGCCGCCCGCTCCACTGCGTCTTCAATGACACGCGCCTCGACACGCTGCTTGAGGAATTCAAGAAGG GAAAGTCCCACCTGGCCATTGTGCAGCGGGTGAACAACGAAGGGGAAGGAGACCCGTTCTACGAGGTGATGGGCATTGTCACCCTGGAGGATGTCATTGaggagatcatcaagtccgaGATCCTGGATGAGACGGACCTGTACA CGGACAATCGGAAGAAGGAGCGGGTGCCCCACCGGGGACGCAAGCCCCAGGACTTCTCCATCTTCAGGCTCTCAGACAGTGAGATGAAGGTGAAGATCTCCCCGCAGCTCCTTCTAGCTACCCACCGGTTCATGGCAACAG AAGTAGAGCCTTTCAAGTCCCCCTACCTCTCTGAGAAGATCCTGCTGCGGCTCCTGAAACACCCCAGTGTCATCCAGGAGCTCAAGTATGACCGCAAGAACAAGAAGGCAGCGGAGCATTACCTCTACCAGCGCAACCGCCCTGTCGACTACTTTGTCCTCATCCTGCAG GGGAAAGTGGAGGTGGAGGTTGGCAAGGAAGGGCTGCGGTTTGAAAATGGGGCATTCACCTACTATGGTGTCCCTGCCATCATGGCTGTTGTCTCCTCAG ATAATGACATGCGAAAAGTGGGCAGCCTGGCTGGATCCTCCTTCCTGT TGAACAGGTCACCATCACGGTGCAGCGGGCTCAACCGCTCCGAGTCCCCCAGCCGGGAGCACAACGACTACGGGGGCAGCACCACgcagctccacagcagcagcaacaacatCTACACACCTGACTACTCTGTGCACATCCTCTGCGACGTGCAGTTTGTCAAG GTCACCAGGCAGCAGTACCACAACGCACTGGTAGCCAGCCGCATGGACAGCTCACCCCAGTCCCCTGACATGGAGGCCTTCGACAGGGATTCAACCAAGGCCTTGACTACACGAGGAACCCCACAGACACCCAAGGAAGATGCCACCACCCTCCTGAATGAGAGGAACAGTGTAATGT GCAGCCGCTCCGAGGGGCCGCGTAGTCCCAGCGAGTCAGTGTTCCTGCGCATGGAGGGTATCCCCTTCATCCAGGAAGAGCTGGCTGATAACGAGGAGAACAGCAAGCGGCAGA ACAGTGAGTGCTGCGGCACCGTCCTGGAGGCAGAGTCCCCgagcagagaggctgggacCAGCTCATCACCAAGCAGCTCCGAGGAGACACTGGGCAAGAGGCTGCTGAGATCCCTCA GTGGACGCAAGCAGCAGCCATCACCAGAGAGCGAGAAGATGCCAGAGGACAGCTCCAATCTTGCCCCATTAATCACCTGA
- the CNNM1 gene encoding metal transporter CNNM1 isoform X3 has product MAAGPGRGGSGGGWGRSRGAVLLLFFSLSPRPPAGAAWLLGLRPEDTAPGRVSLEGGAVQAAEGSRFLLRLYFQPPPEGNDSRGPAGEREPRLVFIEEAAPAAGGGKAARGPAERCRERSAWASDVEVVGPLRSGGAAGSALAEVRVREPRKGEAAAAPGGRLFSLCAWDGRAWAHHGAAGGFLLRVRPAAPGLGAWLLPLPEAGWLRALGALLLLGLSALFSGLRLSLLSLDPLELRVLRNSGSAAEREQARRVQAVRGGGGTYLLCTLLLGQAGANAALAGWLCASLPGGGPAVAAGGPRGAPWLPVLLCAAAVFLGGEVLPYSVCSRHGLAIASRTLCLTRLLMLAAFPLCYPLSRLLDWALRQELSVFSTRERLLETLRAAGPHGDLVREELAMVQGALELRTKVVEDVLTPLADCFMLRADAVLDFATVSEILRSGYTRIPVYEGDRRDNIVDLLFVKDLAFVDPDDCTPLQTVTRFYRRPLHCVFNDTRLDTLLEEFKKGKSHLAIVQRVNNEGEGDPFYEVMGIVTLEDVIEEIIKSEILDETDLYTDNRKKERVPHRGRKPQDFSIFRLSDSEMKVKISPQLLLATHRFMATEVEPFKSPYLSEKILLRLLKHPSVIQELKYDRKNKKAAEHYLYQRNRPVDYFVLILQGKVEVEVGKEGLRFENGAFTYYGVPAIMAVVSSDNDMRKVGSLAGSSFLLPVSVSRTFAFSRGESLAGSPVNRSPSRCSGLNRSESPSREHNDYGGSTTQLHSSSNNIYTPDYSVHILCDVQFVKVTRQQYHNALVASRMDSSPQSPDMEAFDRDSTKALTTRGTPQTPKEDATTLLNERNSVMCSRSEGPRSPSESVFLRMEGIPFIQEELADNEENSKRQMSAAAPSWRQSPRAERLGPAHHQAAPRRHWARGC; this is encoded by the exons ATggcggcgggcccggggcgcggcggcagcggcggcggctgGGGCCGGAGCCGGGGCGCcgtgctgctgctcttcttctCGCTGTCGCCGCGGCCACCGGCCGGGGCCGCCTGGCTTCTGGGGCTGAGGCCCGAGGACACGGCGCCGGGCCGGGTGTCCCTGGAGGGCGGTGCGGTGCAGGCGGCGGAGGGAAGCCGCTTCCTCCTGCGCCTCTACTTCCAGCCACCGCCCGAAGGCAACGACAGCCGCGGGCCGGCGGGGGAGCGGGAGCCGCGACTAGTCTTCATCGAGGAGGCGGCtccggcggcgggagggggcaAGGCGGCGCGGGGCCCCGCGGAGCGGTGCCGGGAGCGCAGTGCCTGGGCCTCGGACGTGGAGGTGGTGGGGCCGCTGCGCtcgggcggggcggcgggctCGGCGCTGGCCGAGGTGCGGGTGCGGGAGCCGCGGAAGggcgaggcggcggcggcgccgggcgggcggctCTTCTCGCTCTGCGCCTGGGACGGGCGGGCCTGGGCGCACCacggggcggcgggcggcttCCTGCTGCGGGTCCGGCCGGCCGCCCCGGGGCTGGGCGCCTGGCTGCTGCCGCTGCCCGAGGCGGGCTGGCTGCGGGCGCTGggtgccctgctgctgctggggctgtcgGCGCTGTTCAGCGGCCTGCGCCTCTCCCTCCTCTCGCTGGACCCGCTGGAGCTCCGCGTCCTGCGCAATAGCGGCTCGGCCGCCGAGCGGGAGCAGGCGCGGCGGGTGCAGGCGGTGCGCGGCGGCGGGGGCACCTACCTGCTGTGCacgctgctgctggggcaggcgGGGGCCAACGCGGCGCTGGCCGGCTGGCTCTGCGCCTCGCTGCCCGGCGGCGGGCCGGCGGTGGCGGCCGGCGGGCCGCGGGGAGCGCCCTGGCTGCCGGTGCTGCTCTGCGCCGCCGCCGTATTCCTGGGTGGCGAGGTGCTGCCCTACTCCGTCTGCTCGCGGCACGGGCTGGCCATCGCCTCCCGCACCTTGTGCCTCACCCGGCTGCTGATGCTGGCCGCCTTCCCCCTCTGCTACCCGCTCAGCCGGCTGCTGGACTGGGCGCTGAGGCAGGAGCTCAGTGTCTTCTCCACGCGGGAGCGGCTGCTGGAGACGCTGCGCGCTGCTGGACCCCACGGCGACCTGGTGCGAGAGGAGCTGGCCATGGTGCAGGGCGCGCTGGAGCTGCGCACCAAGGTGGTGGAAGACGTGCTGACGCCGCTGGCCGACTGCTTCATGCTCCGTGCTGATGCTGTGCTGGACTTCGCTACTGTCTCCGAGATCCTCCGCTCCGGCTACACTCGCATCCCTGTCTACGAGGGTGACCGGCGGGACAACATTGTTGACCTGCTCTTCGTCAAGGACCTGGCCTTCGTTGATCCTGATGACTGCACCCCCTTGCAGACTGTCACCCGCTTCTACCGCCGCCCGCTCCACTGCGTCTTCAATGACACGCGCCTCGACACGCTGCTTGAGGAATTCAAGAAGG GAAAGTCCCACCTGGCCATTGTGCAGCGGGTGAACAACGAAGGGGAAGGAGACCCGTTCTACGAGGTGATGGGCATTGTCACCCTGGAGGATGTCATTGaggagatcatcaagtccgaGATCCTGGATGAGACGGACCTGTACA CGGACAATCGGAAGAAGGAGCGGGTGCCCCACCGGGGACGCAAGCCCCAGGACTTCTCCATCTTCAGGCTCTCAGACAGTGAGATGAAGGTGAAGATCTCCCCGCAGCTCCTTCTAGCTACCCACCGGTTCATGGCAACAG AAGTAGAGCCTTTCAAGTCCCCCTACCTCTCTGAGAAGATCCTGCTGCGGCTCCTGAAACACCCCAGTGTCATCCAGGAGCTCAAGTATGACCGCAAGAACAAGAAGGCAGCGGAGCATTACCTCTACCAGCGCAACCGCCCTGTCGACTACTTTGTCCTCATCCTGCAG GGGAAAGTGGAGGTGGAGGTTGGCAAGGAAGGGCTGCGGTTTGAAAATGGGGCATTCACCTACTATGGTGTCCCTGCCATCATGGCTGTTGTCTCCTCAG ATAATGACATGCGAAAAGTGGGCAGCCTGGCTGGATCCTCCTTCCTGT tgccCGTCTCAGTGTCCCGTACCTTTGCCTTCAGCAGAGGAGAGTCCCTGGCTGGCTCTCCAG TGAACAGGTCACCATCACGGTGCAGCGGGCTCAACCGCTCCGAGTCCCCCAGCCGGGAGCACAACGACTACGGGGGCAGCACCACgcagctccacagcagcagcaacaacatCTACACACCTGACTACTCTGTGCACATCCTCTGCGACGTGCAGTTTGTCAAG GTCACCAGGCAGCAGTACCACAACGCACTGGTAGCCAGCCGCATGGACAGCTCACCCCAGTCCCCTGACATGGAGGCCTTCGACAGGGATTCAACCAAGGCCTTGACTACACGAGGAACCCCACAGACACCCAAGGAAGATGCCACCACCCTCCTGAATGAGAGGAACAGTGTAATGT GCAGCCGCTCCGAGGGGCCGCGTAGTCCCAGCGAGTCAGTGTTCCTGCGCATGGAGGGTATCCCCTTCATCCAGGAAGAGCTGGCTGATAACGAGGAGAACAGCAAGCGGCAGA TGAGTGCTGCGGCACCGTCCTGGAGGCAGAGTCCCCgagcagagaggctgggacCAGCTCATCACCAAGCAGCTCCGAGGAGACACTGGGCAAGAGGCTGCTGA